A window of Desertibacillus haloalkaliphilus contains these coding sequences:
- a CDS encoding cation diffusion facilitator family transporter yields MEAQEKIDERYQKVKFGAWIGIIGNVMLAIIKGVVGIIANSRALVADAVHSASDVVGSVAVLIGVRAAKLPPDRDHPYGHGKAESVTAIIVAVLLFVVGLEIAISAGKSFFEPIDVPKTIAIYAIVFSMIVKELMFRYKYHLGKKYRSEALITDAWHHRSDVFSSFAALLGVGGAIIGGYFGVSWLVYADPVAGIFVAILIMKMAWSLGRQSIHNALDHVLHDEDTEEMREVAASVEGVLNIDEFHAREHGHYVIVDIKIAVNPEMTVEEGHAVGKNVKQKLIEIEHVHNVFVHVNPYTANDTDE; encoded by the coding sequence ATGGAAGCGCAAGAGAAGATTGATGAACGTTATCAAAAGGTCAAGTTTGGAGCCTGGATAGGTATTATTGGTAATGTAATGTTAGCGATTATCAAAGGGGTTGTTGGTATCATTGCCAATAGCCGAGCGCTCGTGGCAGATGCTGTCCATTCGGCATCCGATGTCGTTGGCTCGGTAGCTGTTTTAATTGGGGTTCGTGCAGCCAAACTGCCTCCTGATCGTGATCATCCATATGGTCATGGAAAAGCAGAGTCAGTAACAGCGATTATCGTTGCTGTTTTGTTGTTTGTCGTTGGGTTAGAGATTGCGATCTCAGCGGGTAAATCATTTTTTGAACCGATTGATGTACCAAAAACGATTGCGATTTATGCGATTGTGTTTTCAATGATTGTCAAAGAGCTTATGTTTAGGTACAAGTATCATTTGGGTAAGAAATATAGAAGTGAGGCGTTAATAACAGATGCCTGGCACCATCGCTCTGATGTGTTTTCTTCATTTGCTGCCTTACTTGGTGTAGGTGGAGCGATCATCGGTGGTTACTTTGGGGTATCATGGCTTGTTTATGCCGATCCAGTTGCCGGGATATTCGTTGCAATATTGATTATGAAGATGGCATGGTCGCTCGGTAGACAATCGATACATAATGCACTTGATCATGTGCTTCATGATGAAGATACAGAAGAAATGAGAGAGGTTGCTGCTTCAGTTGAGGGTGTGTTAAATATTGATGAGTTTCATGCACGCGAGCATGGTCACTACGTTATCGTTGATATTAAAATTGCCGTTAACCCCGAGATGACAGTAGAAGAAGGGCATGCTGTCGGTAAGAATGTGAAGCAAAAGTTAATCGAGATTGAACATGTACACAATGTCTTTGTTCATGTGAACCCGTATACAGCAAATGATACAGATGAGTAG
- the hisS gene encoding histidine--tRNA ligase produces the protein MKIQIPRGTQDILPGDVELWQYIEQTAHDICKRYNYKEIRTPMFEQTELFQRGVGDTTDIVQKEMYTFEDRGGRSVTLRPEGTASVARAYVENKLYGDPNQPTKLYYIGPMFRYERPQSGRMRQFVQFGIEALGSDDPAIDAEVIALAMGFYSELGLKNIKLVLNSLGDQESREAHRKALIDHFKPSISEFCSDCQSRLEKNPLRILDCKKDSNHPLMTNAPSILEYLTDESKQYFEKVKSYLSAMEIDYVVDATLVRGLDYYNHTAFEIMIDGEGFGAITTLSGGGRYNGLVEDIGGPNTPGIGFALSIERLLMALKAQNIEIPVEQSIDCYIVTMGEKAQDRSASLLNQLRQAGISAEKDYQNRKMKAQFKAADRLKAKYTAVLGDDELASNKISVKEMETGNQEEVAIDELVTYLQGKC, from the coding sequence ATGAAAATCCAAATACCACGTGGGACGCAAGACATTCTCCCTGGTGACGTGGAATTATGGCAGTATATTGAGCAAACAGCACACGACATCTGCAAACGGTACAATTATAAGGAAATTCGTACACCGATGTTTGAACAAACAGAATTGTTCCAACGCGGAGTCGGGGATACGACGGATATTGTCCAAAAGGAAATGTACACATTTGAAGACCGTGGTGGTCGTAGTGTGACCTTACGACCTGAAGGTACAGCGTCTGTTGCGAGAGCGTATGTTGAAAATAAATTATATGGTGACCCAAACCAGCCGACGAAACTTTATTATATTGGTCCGATGTTCCGCTATGAGCGACCGCAGTCAGGCCGAATGAGACAGTTTGTCCAGTTTGGGATTGAGGCATTAGGTAGTGATGATCCGGCCATTGATGCTGAAGTCATTGCGTTAGCGATGGGTTTTTACAGTGAACTAGGCTTGAAAAATATTAAACTTGTACTCAACAGCCTAGGTGACCAAGAAAGTCGGGAAGCACATCGAAAAGCACTTATAGATCACTTTAAACCAAGCATCAGTGAATTTTGTAGTGATTGTCAGAGTCGCCTTGAAAAGAACCCATTAAGAATTTTGGATTGTAAAAAAGACAGTAATCATCCGTTAATGACGAATGCACCGTCAATACTCGAGTATCTAACGGATGAATCGAAGCAATACTTCGAGAAAGTAAAAAGCTACTTATCAGCGATGGAAATTGATTATGTGGTTGATGCAACACTCGTCCGTGGCCTTGATTATTACAACCATACAGCATTTGAAATTATGATTGATGGTGAAGGCTTTGGTGCAATTACGACCTTAAGTGGCGGTGGCCGCTATAATGGTTTAGTTGAAGATATCGGTGGACCGAACACACCTGGGATTGGATTTGCTTTAAGTATTGAGCGCTTATTAATGGCGTTAAAAGCACAAAATATTGAAATCCCAGTTGAGCAATCCATTGATTGTTACATTGTGACCATGGGGGAAAAAGCCCAAGATAGAAGTGCGAGCCTGCTCAACCAGTTACGCCAAGCAGGGATAAGTGCAGAAAAAGATTATCAAAATAGAAAAATGAAGGCACAGTTTAAAGCAGCTGATCGTCTTAAAGCGAAGTACACCGCCGTACTTGGGGATGACGAATTAGCAAGCAATAAAATCTCTGTCAAAGAGATGGAAACAGGCAATCAAGAAGAAGTCGCGATTGACGAGTTAGTTACATATTTACAAGGGAAATGTTAA
- a CDS encoding RelA/SpoT family protein — MTIDQVLEKASQYLSDEHIAFLTDAYRFAESAHKEQYRKSGEPYILHPVSVAGILVELEMDPNTIAAAFLHDVVEDTSVTLEELASAFNDEVAMLVDGVTKLGKIKYKSKEEQQAENHRKMFVAMAKDIRVILIKLADRLHNMRTLKHLPPEKQRRISNETLEIFAPLAHRLGISTVKWELEDTALRYLDPQQYYRIVNLMKRKRAERELYIKDVIDKIYESLDDIKVDADISGRPKHIYSIYRKMALQNKQFNEIYDLLAVRIIVKNIKDCYAVLGVIHTCWKPMPGRFKDYIAMPKANMYQSLHTTVIGPKGEPLEVQIRSEEMHRIAEYGVAAHWAYKEGKTADNNKSLEDKLTWFREIIEWQNDANDAQEFMESLKIDLFSDMVFVFTPKGDVIELPRGSVPLDFAYRIHTEIGNRCIGAKVNGKMVPLDHQLKTGDIIEVLTSKHSYGPSQDWLKITQSSHAKNKIRQWYKKERREENISKGKELVEKEIKNLDCEPKEVLTPENIEEVANKFSFTGEEDMYAAVGYSGISSKQIATRLTEKYRKQKGQEQEEQSLAEAVAEISPYTAKKKTSIGVRVKGVDNLLIRLSKCCNPVPGDDIIGFITKGRGVSIHRSDCPNVNNKEAEGRLLTVEWEAYKQAKKSYNVDIEITGYDRRGLLNEVLQAVTESKTYMNAVSGRSDHRNKVATIHMTISIHNKDHLFKVVEKIKQLPDIYSVRRIMH, encoded by the coding sequence ATGACAATTGATCAAGTATTAGAAAAGGCGAGTCAATACCTTTCTGATGAACATATAGCTTTTTTAACAGATGCTTATCGTTTTGCTGAGTCCGCTCATAAAGAGCAGTATAGAAAATCAGGAGAACCATATATCTTACACCCAGTTTCGGTTGCAGGTATTTTAGTTGAACTTGAAATGGACCCCAATACGATAGCAGCAGCGTTTCTTCATGATGTAGTTGAAGATACGTCGGTGACACTTGAAGAGTTGGCAAGTGCCTTTAATGATGAAGTCGCCATGCTTGTCGATGGAGTCACAAAATTAGGGAAGATCAAATATAAGTCGAAAGAAGAACAACAAGCAGAAAACCACCGCAAAATGTTTGTTGCGATGGCCAAGGATATTCGTGTCATACTGATTAAGTTGGCTGATCGCCTCCATAATATGCGTACCCTAAAGCATTTGCCACCAGAAAAACAACGAAGAATTTCAAATGAAACGTTAGAAATCTTTGCACCGCTCGCACACCGTTTAGGGATATCCACTGTGAAGTGGGAGTTAGAAGATACGGCACTTCGTTACCTTGATCCACAACAGTATTATCGGATTGTTAATCTTATGAAGCGAAAGCGTGCGGAACGTGAATTATATATAAAAGATGTGATCGATAAGATTTATGAGAGCCTTGATGATATTAAGGTAGATGCAGATATTTCAGGGCGACCGAAGCATATTTACAGCATTTATCGCAAAATGGCATTGCAAAACAAACAGTTTAATGAAATTTATGATTTATTAGCGGTGCGAATTATTGTCAAAAATATCAAAGATTGTTATGCCGTTTTAGGTGTCATTCATACATGCTGGAAGCCGATGCCTGGGCGCTTCAAAGACTATATTGCGATGCCAAAAGCAAACATGTATCAGTCTCTTCATACAACCGTTATTGGGCCGAAAGGGGAACCGCTTGAGGTGCAAATTCGCTCAGAAGAAATGCATCGAATTGCCGAATATGGGGTCGCTGCTCATTGGGCATATAAAGAAGGAAAAACGGCAGATAACAATAAAAGTCTTGAAGATAAGCTTACGTGGTTTCGCGAAATTATTGAATGGCAAAATGATGCAAACGATGCACAGGAATTTATGGAGTCACTGAAGATTGACCTATTTTCTGATATGGTCTTCGTGTTTACACCGAAAGGGGACGTTATCGAGTTGCCTCGGGGATCTGTACCACTCGATTTTGCCTACCGGATCCATACGGAAATTGGCAATCGCTGTATAGGTGCTAAAGTGAATGGTAAAATGGTTCCGCTTGATCACCAATTGAAAACGGGTGATATTATTGAAGTGTTGACTTCTAAGCATTCATATGGTCCAAGCCAAGATTGGTTGAAGATTACTCAAAGTTCTCATGCGAAAAATAAAATTCGCCAATGGTATAAGAAAGAGCGACGTGAAGAGAACATTTCAAAAGGGAAAGAGCTTGTTGAAAAAGAAATCAAAAATCTTGATTGTGAACCAAAAGAAGTATTAACACCTGAAAATATTGAGGAAGTAGCTAATAAGTTTAGTTTTACAGGCGAGGAAGATATGTATGCAGCAGTTGGTTATAGTGGGATAAGCTCAAAACAGATTGCAACGCGACTAACAGAGAAATACCGTAAGCAAAAAGGACAAGAACAAGAAGAGCAATCACTCGCAGAGGCTGTCGCAGAAATTAGCCCATACACAGCCAAGAAAAAGACGAGCATCGGTGTTCGGGTTAAAGGTGTTGATAACTTATTGATTCGTCTCTCAAAATGCTGCAACCCAGTTCCAGGCGATGACATCATCGGCTTTATAACAAAGGGGCGCGGCGTCTCGATCCACCGATCTGATTGTCCGAATGTGAATAACAAAGAAGCGGAAGGCCGCTTGTTGACAGTTGAGTGGGAAGCATATAAGCAAGCGAAGAAGAGCTACAATGTTGATATTGAAATCACCGGTTATGACCGTAGAGGCTTGTTAAATGAAGTGCTACAAGCAGTTACTGAATCAAAAACGTATATGAATGCTGTATCTGGACGGTCTGATCACCGTAACAAGGTAGCAACGATTCATATGACGATTTCGATTCATAATAAAGATCACCTTTTTAAGGTAGTTGAAAAAATTAAACAGCTTCCTGATATTTATTCTGTGCGTCGAATTATGCACTAA
- the aspS gene encoding aspartate--tRNA ligase: MIGRTHHCGEILEETIGQRVQLKGWVQTRRDLGQVIFIDLRDRSGIVQIVFSPEDSNEALQIADRVRSEYVLDIEGTVVKRDEETVNEKIPTGKVEVRVDKINILNAAKALPFQIEENTDVSEDIRLKYRYLDLRRPEMQETFKLRHRTTKLIRDFLDDESFYEIETPMLTKSTPEGARDYLVPSRVHHGEFYALPQSPQLFKQLLMVSGFERYYQIVRCFRDEDLRADRQPEFTQVDIETSFMEKEDLISMMETMMAKIVKETKGMDINTPFERLTYDDAMNRFGSDKPDTRFGMELVELSDIVKDSKFKVFTNAIENGGIVKGLNVKGVATRYSRKEIDDLADFVAIYGAKGLAWLKVEEDELKGPIAKFFNEEETAALRQALDAEPGDLLFFGADKKQVVFDSMGALRLKFGKELGLIDESKFNFLWVTEFPLVEYDEDAKRYVALHHPFTRPMKEDLEHLDTDPGRVRAEAYDLVLNGYELGGGSQRIFERDLQEKMFKTLGFSEEEARSQFGFLMDAFEYGTPPHGGIALGLDRMIMILAGRTNLRDTIAFPKTASASDLLTNAPGEVSDAQLEELNLSIVPKKEEEEVKA; the protein is encoded by the coding sequence ATGATTGGTAGAACACATCATTGTGGAGAAATTTTAGAAGAAACGATTGGACAACGCGTTCAGTTAAAAGGCTGGGTTCAAACTCGACGCGATTTAGGGCAAGTGATTTTTATTGATTTACGTGACCGTTCAGGGATTGTACAAATCGTATTTAGCCCAGAAGATTCTAATGAGGCACTACAAATCGCTGACCGTGTACGGAGTGAGTATGTTTTAGATATCGAAGGAACGGTTGTCAAGCGTGATGAGGAAACGGTCAATGAGAAAATCCCAACTGGTAAGGTTGAGGTTCGAGTGGATAAGATCAACATTTTAAATGCTGCTAAGGCGCTACCATTCCAAATCGAAGAAAACACGGATGTATCTGAGGATATTCGCTTAAAGTATCGCTATCTTGATTTGCGCCGTCCAGAAATGCAGGAGACATTTAAACTTCGTCATCGTACAACTAAGCTGATTCGAGATTTCCTTGATGATGAAAGCTTCTATGAAATTGAAACACCGATGTTAACGAAGAGTACACCAGAAGGGGCGCGTGACTATTTAGTTCCAAGTCGTGTTCATCATGGCGAATTTTATGCTTTACCACAGTCGCCGCAATTATTTAAACAATTATTAATGGTTTCGGGATTTGAGCGCTACTATCAAATTGTTCGTTGTTTCCGTGATGAGGACTTACGTGCTGACCGTCAGCCTGAATTTACCCAAGTCGATATTGAGACATCATTTATGGAAAAAGAAGATTTAATCTCAATGATGGAAACGATGATGGCAAAAATCGTTAAAGAAACTAAAGGAATGGACATTAACACGCCTTTTGAACGTTTAACGTATGATGATGCGATGAATCGTTTCGGTTCAGATAAACCAGATACACGTTTTGGGATGGAGCTTGTTGAGCTTTCAGATATCGTAAAAGATAGTAAGTTCAAGGTGTTTACAAATGCAATTGAAAACGGTGGAATCGTTAAAGGATTAAATGTGAAGGGGGTAGCAACTCGTTATTCTCGTAAAGAAATTGATGATTTAGCTGACTTCGTAGCGATTTATGGTGCGAAGGGGCTTGCATGGCTAAAAGTCGAAGAAGATGAGCTCAAAGGGCCGATTGCTAAATTCTTTAACGAAGAAGAGACAGCAGCACTTAGACAAGCGCTTGATGCAGAACCTGGCGATCTTCTATTCTTTGGAGCTGATAAAAAACAAGTCGTATTTGATAGTATGGGTGCCCTTCGTCTGAAGTTCGGTAAGGAACTTGGTTTAATTGATGAAAGTAAGTTCAACTTCTTATGGGTGACTGAATTCCCGCTTGTTGAATATGATGAAGATGCTAAGCGTTATGTTGCCTTACACCATCCGTTCACAAGACCGATGAAAGAAGATCTTGAGCATTTAGATACTGACCCTGGTCGTGTTCGTGCTGAAGCTTATGACCTTGTGCTGAACGGGTATGAATTAGGTGGCGGATCACAACGTATTTTTGAGCGTGATCTTCAAGAAAAAATGTTTAAAACACTTGGCTTCTCTGAGGAAGAAGCAAGAAGCCAATTCGGCTTCTTAATGGATGCCTTTGAATATGGTACACCACCTCATGGAGGAATTGCCCTTGGGTTGGATCGCATGATCATGATTTTAGCAGGCAGAACGAACCTACGTGATACGATTGCTTTCCCTAAAACAGCGAGTGCAAGTGACCTCCTCACAAATGCACCAGGTGAAGTGAGTGATGCTCAGCTTGAGGAATTAAACTTAAGCATTGTTCCGAAAAAAGAAGAGGAAGAAGTAAAGGCATAA
- the dtd gene encoding D-aminoacyl-tRNA deacylase codes for MKVVLQRAKQASVTVNGDVTGAIDHGLVLLVGITHDDSMDDVTYVADKVANLRIFEDENQKMNLSLLDVKGSVLSVSQFTLYGDCRKGRRPNFMNAAKPDVANELYEAFNQELRSKGITVETGVFGEMMDVQLTNDGPVTLIIESKS; via the coding sequence ATGAAAGTCGTACTACAACGAGCAAAACAGGCATCTGTGACGGTTAATGGAGATGTCACAGGAGCGATTGATCACGGTCTTGTTTTACTAGTCGGGATTACGCATGATGATTCTATGGATGATGTTACATATGTTGCTGATAAAGTAGCCAATTTACGAATATTTGAAGATGAAAATCAAAAAATGAATTTATCGTTACTTGATGTCAAAGGCAGTGTGTTATCGGTATCACAGTTCACGTTATATGGTGATTGCCGTAAGGGACGTCGTCCTAATTTTATGAATGCAGCGAAGCCTGATGTAGCAAATGAGCTATATGAGGCGTTTAATCAAGAGTTGCGTTCGAAAGGGATTACCGTTGAAACTGGTGTGTTTGGTGAGATGATGGATGTTCAGTTAACAAATGATGGACCGGTTACTTTAATTATCGAAAGTAAATCTTAA
- a CDS encoding LapA family protein produces the protein MRGQWSLILGLIAALVIAVFAVINVDAVRVNYVFGTAEWPLILVIIGSVLMGGVIVGSVGLVKVYQLQQEIKRLNTKLAKTTMNNKPETANSKKPQQEKQTEEKMANKSANKNEAKE, from the coding sequence ATGAGAGGTCAATGGAGTTTGATTTTGGGGTTAATTGCAGCACTCGTAATCGCTGTATTTGCAGTGATTAATGTGGATGCTGTACGTGTGAATTATGTATTTGGAACGGCGGAATGGCCGTTAATATTAGTTATCATTGGTTCAGTGTTAATGGGTGGAGTTATTGTAGGGTCTGTTGGTTTAGTAAAAGTGTACCAATTGCAACAAGAGATTAAGCGTTTGAACACGAAGCTTGCGAAAACGACAATGAACAATAAGCCAGAGACAGCTAATTCAAAGAAACCACAGCAAGAAAAGCAAACGGAAGAGAAAATGGCTAACAAGAGTGCTAACAAAAACGAAGCAAAGGAATAG
- the recJ gene encoding single-stranded-DNA-specific exonuclease RecJ, which yields MLKAKARWKIEQSDDRKVSELTKQLQLSPLVAQLLINRGIETVQAAKRFLYKEKVDVYDPFLLDGMRESVERIERALEANEKILIFGDYDADGVSSTTIMYYTLREKQADFDFYIPNRFTEGYGPNEPALRWAKEQGYGLVVTVDTGISAVKEAAVAKELGLDFIVTDHHEPPPELPDAYCIINPKKPGCPYPFKELAGVGVAFKLAHALLGRVPTEWLDIVAIGTIADLVPLVDENRLLAKLGVEALQVSQKPGIKAIKKVCGIDQQVINAEHVGFGIGPRINAVGRLDSADPAVHLLISEDQEEADAIAEDIDQLNQDRKEIVNQMAEEAIAEVEANYPPDQHSVLIIARENWNPGVIGIVASRLVERYYRPTIVLSIDREKGEAKGSARSIEGFDMFSNLSKSRDLLPHFGGHPMAAGLTMAIEDIDELRNRLNKQAEETLTSEDFIPLTSVDLVTTLDSISIEVIEQMEQLAPFGVSNPTPKVMIENVALSHIRKIGSEKNHLKVTFAEHDATLDGVGFHQGHLFDEISPTAKVSAIGKLSINEWNGHCKPQFMLEDVAVNEWQLFDFRGVQKLAEKLQDLPREKLLLVAFRGETVEQLDLASYREEVIAIEEAPTPIDFTDRYVFFLDLPYEMEQLNQLFVTAGQPERIYTVFHHQEDHFFTTNPTREHFKWYYAFLKKQKTFDLKTQGDQLAKYKGWSKDTVDFMTKVFFELEFVTIKDGLITLIEQPLKKDLVASKTYRRKQSQAHLENEFVYSSYDVLKGWFDNVMNEQSKIKETIN from the coding sequence ATGCTGAAAGCAAAAGCGAGATGGAAAATTGAGCAAAGTGATGATCGAAAAGTATCTGAGTTAACCAAACAGCTACAGCTTTCTCCTTTAGTAGCACAGCTGCTTATTAATCGTGGGATTGAAACGGTACAAGCAGCGAAACGTTTTTTATATAAAGAAAAAGTAGACGTTTATGATCCTTTTTTATTAGATGGGATGCGTGAATCGGTTGAGCGTATTGAACGGGCGCTTGAAGCAAACGAGAAAATCCTTATTTTTGGTGACTATGATGCTGATGGTGTTAGCAGTACAACGATTATGTACTATACGCTCCGTGAAAAACAGGCAGATTTTGATTTCTATATTCCGAATCGGTTTACAGAGGGCTATGGACCGAATGAACCAGCATTGAGATGGGCGAAAGAACAAGGATACGGGTTGGTCGTCACTGTTGATACAGGGATTTCTGCTGTGAAGGAAGCTGCTGTGGCCAAGGAATTAGGCCTAGATTTTATTGTGACGGACCATCATGAACCGCCGCCTGAATTGCCCGATGCCTATTGCATTATTAACCCGAAAAAGCCAGGTTGTCCATATCCATTTAAAGAGCTAGCCGGTGTCGGTGTTGCTTTTAAATTGGCGCATGCTTTACTAGGACGAGTTCCAACCGAGTGGCTAGATATTGTCGCGATTGGAACAATTGCTGACCTAGTACCACTTGTTGATGAGAATCGTTTGCTTGCAAAACTTGGCGTCGAAGCGTTGCAAGTGTCACAAAAGCCAGGAATAAAAGCAATAAAAAAAGTATGTGGCATCGACCAGCAAGTGATCAATGCCGAGCATGTCGGCTTTGGGATTGGTCCGCGAATTAATGCAGTTGGTCGTCTTGATTCCGCTGATCCTGCCGTACACCTGTTGATTTCAGAGGATCAAGAAGAGGCTGATGCGATCGCCGAAGATATTGATCAATTGAACCAAGATCGGAAAGAGATTGTTAACCAAATGGCTGAGGAAGCGATTGCTGAAGTTGAAGCCAATTATCCGCCTGATCAGCATTCTGTTCTCATTATAGCCAGGGAGAACTGGAACCCTGGAGTCATTGGGATTGTGGCCTCTCGCTTAGTCGAGCGCTATTACCGCCCAACGATCGTCTTGAGCATAGATCGTGAAAAAGGCGAAGCAAAAGGGTCTGCACGTAGTATTGAAGGGTTTGATATGTTTAGTAACCTCTCTAAAAGTCGGGATTTATTGCCACATTTTGGAGGGCATCCGATGGCAGCAGGGCTGACGATGGCGATCGAAGATATTGATGAACTGCGAAACCGATTAAATAAGCAAGCAGAGGAAACATTAACGAGTGAGGACTTCATACCGCTTACAAGTGTCGATCTTGTCACAACGCTTGATAGCATCTCAATTGAAGTGATTGAACAAATGGAGCAGTTAGCACCTTTTGGTGTTAGCAATCCAACGCCAAAAGTGATGATTGAAAATGTAGCGCTGTCGCACATTCGAAAAATTGGCAGTGAAAAAAACCATTTAAAAGTCACATTTGCTGAACATGACGCAACATTAGATGGCGTCGGATTCCATCAAGGCCATCTGTTTGATGAAATTAGTCCGACAGCCAAAGTATCTGCGATTGGTAAGCTTTCAATTAATGAATGGAACGGTCATTGTAAACCTCAGTTCATGCTCGAAGATGTCGCTGTAAATGAATGGCAGTTATTTGATTTTCGCGGTGTCCAAAAGTTGGCTGAGAAACTACAAGACCTGCCGAGAGAAAAACTCTTGTTGGTAGCGTTTCGCGGTGAAACAGTGGAGCAATTAGATCTTGCTTCCTATCGTGAAGAAGTCATTGCTATTGAAGAGGCTCCAACACCGATTGATTTTACTGATCGCTACGTGTTCTTTTTAGACTTACCATATGAGATGGAGCAGCTAAATCAGTTATTTGTAACTGCTGGTCAACCCGAGAGGATCTATACAGTTTTTCATCATCAAGAAGATCACTTTTTTACCACGAATCCAACACGTGAGCATTTTAAATGGTATTATGCTTTTCTAAAAAAACAAAAGACGTTTGACCTGAAGACACAAGGAGATCAGCTTGCAAAATATAAAGGCTGGTCAAAAGATACGGTTGACTTTATGACAAAGGTGTTTTTTGAATTAGAATTTGTTACAATAAAGGATGGCCTTATTACATTAATTGAACAGCCTTTAAAGAAGGATTTAGTGGCTTCAAAAACGTATCGCAGAAAACAAAGTCAAGCACACTTAGAAAATGAATTTGTTTATTCTTCCTACGATGTTCTAAAAGGTTGGTTTGACAATGTGATGAATGAGCAAAGCAAAATCAAGGAGACGATTAACTAA
- a CDS encoding adenine phosphoribosyltransferase encodes MDFKKHITIVEDYPKEGIRFKDITTLMQNGEVYKQAIDEMAQYAKEKNADVIVGPEARGFVVGCPVAYTLGLGFVPVRKEGKLPREVVKVDYGLEYGKDCLTIHKDAIQEGQRVIITDDLLATGGTIEATIKMVEELGGIVVGIAFMIELTYLDGREKLDSYDIFTLTTY; translated from the coding sequence ATGGACTTTAAGAAACATATTACAATTGTAGAAGATTATCCGAAAGAAGGCATTCGTTTTAAAGATATTACGACATTAATGCAAAACGGTGAAGTATATAAACAAGCGATCGATGAAATGGCTCAATATGCAAAGGAAAAAAATGCAGATGTAATCGTTGGGCCAGAAGCGCGTGGGTTTGTTGTCGGTTGTCCTGTTGCTTACACGTTAGGGTTAGGTTTTGTTCCTGTTCGAAAAGAAGGGAAGCTACCGCGTGAAGTCGTCAAGGTTGACTATGGCCTTGAATATGGAAAAGATTGTTTGACTATTCATAAGGATGCAATTCAAGAAGGTCAGCGTGTCATCATTACAGATGATTTATTAGCAACCGGGGGTACCATTGAGGCTACGATCAAAATGGTTGAAGAACTTGGTGGAATCGTTGTCGGAATCGCGTTCATGATTGAGTTAACCTACCTTGATGGCCGTGAGAAATTAGATAGCTATGATATCTTTACGTTGACAACTTACTAA
- the secF gene encoding protein translocase subunit SecF, whose product MNFNFQDRNLDFVKHRKKFFSFSIAFTLLGIILLSTIGLNLGIDFESGSRVEVMSPEPLTAEQVIEDFAQIGDGYVPDDVTLAGDQNEYGYAQFIGVLNADEIAEIQAYFAEQYGAEPNTSTVSPTVGQELAQNALISVLIASVGIIIYVAIRFELLYGFAAIIALLHDAFFIITIFSLLQIEINVPFIAAVLTIVGYSINDTIVTFDRIRENMKNAKRVKGFADLSAIVNKSLVQTLARSINTVVTVMFAAAAIMIFGGEAIRSFAFALLLGLIAGTYSSLFLASQVWLVWKAKQLEKKRFDSPAENEA is encoded by the coding sequence GTGAACTTTAATTTTCAAGACCGCAATCTAGACTTTGTTAAACATCGTAAAAAGTTCTTTTCGTTCTCAATTGCCTTTACTCTCCTTGGCATTATCTTATTGTCAACAATTGGTTTAAACTTAGGGATCGATTTTGAAAGTGGTTCTCGAGTTGAAGTGATGTCTCCTGAGCCGTTAACAGCAGAGCAAGTGATTGAAGATTTTGCCCAAATTGGGGATGGATATGTTCCTGATGATGTAACGCTTGCAGGTGATCAAAATGAATATGGCTATGCACAGTTTATAGGTGTTCTAAATGCGGATGAAATAGCTGAAATTCAAGCGTACTTTGCCGAGCAATATGGTGCAGAACCCAATACAAGTACGGTATCGCCAACAGTGGGGCAAGAGCTAGCCCAAAACGCCTTAATCTCTGTGTTAATTGCCTCGGTTGGGATTATCATTTATGTTGCGATTCGCTTTGAGTTGCTGTATGGATTTGCAGCAATTATCGCGTTATTACATGACGCTTTCTTCATCATTACTATATTTAGCTTGTTACAAATTGAGATAAATGTACCATTTATTGCGGCGGTATTGACGATCGTCGGTTATTCAATCAACGATACGATTGTTACTTTTGACCGTATTCGTGAAAATATGAAAAATGCAAAACGCGTCAAAGGCTTTGCTGACCTGTCTGCGATTGTGAATAAGAGTTTGGTGCAAACACTAGCACGCTCTATTAATACTGTAGTCACAGTAATGTTTGCTGCGGCGGCGATTATGATCTTTGGTGGTGAGGCGATTCGCTCGTTTGCGTTTGCCTTGTTACTCGGATTAATTGCCGGAACCTACTCTTCGCTATTCTTAGCCTCACAGGTATGGTTAGTATGGAAAGCGAAACAACTTGAGAAGAAACGCTTTGACAGTCCGGCTGAAAATGAGGCGTAA